One stretch of Chiroxiphia lanceolata isolate bChiLan1 chromosome 1, bChiLan1.pri, whole genome shotgun sequence DNA includes these proteins:
- the LOC116784665 gene encoding translation initiation factor IF-2-like: METARCRSGCASSFPPRPCPPHPAPFRRSAARPRAARSPAGPPRALPAPRRRPAPGGGGSLAGGRAGPAARQEQVRPPRTAGAERGAVAPAPGLGRQVEAAGRRRARSRAGLPARLRRCGQRHGAGSGLPRDGARRAAAAVVVVVSASAARAAEGPAGPLAAELDARDAGLRRVGGEVLEAAAAAAAAARGEPLAVREAGKPCRELLFSSPPSFAFPLLPPPPPHQNRERRRVRCLAAPVLLGLLLQGFVRGVVGFCCFVFAFFLLFHLPRLLPSSLLAHCMLGSGWILPFIFGCASRKGEGELG; the protein is encoded by the coding sequence ATGGAAACAGCGCGCTGCAGGAGCGGCTGcgcctcctccttccccccccggccctgcccaccccacccTGCCCCGTTTCGCCGGAGCGCAGCGCGGCCGCGGGCGGCGCggagccccgcggggccgccccgcgccctccccgccccgcggcGCCGTCCCgcccccggcggcggcgggtccCTGgcggggggccgggccgggccggcggcgcGGCAGGAGCAGGTGCGGCCGCCCCGCACCGCGGGGGCGGAGCGGGGGGCGGTGGCGCCGGCGCCGGGGCTGGGCCGGCAGGTGGAGGCTGCCGGGAGGCGGAGGGCGAGGAGCCGGGCGGGTTTGCCTGCCCGCCTCCGGAGGTGCGGCCAGCGGCACGGCGCGGGGAGCGGGCTGCCGCGGGATGGCGCACggcgggcagcggcggcggtggtggtggtggtgtccGCGTCCGCAGCCCGGGCCGCGGAGGGGCCGGCGGGGCCCCTTGCTGCAGAGCTAGATGCGCGGGACGCGGGGCTGCGACGGGTCGGcggggaggtgctggaggctgccgccgccgctgctgccgcGGCCAGGGGGGAGCCCTTAGCTGTGCGGGAAGCGGGGAAGCCGTGTCGGGAgctgttattttcttctcctccttcctttgccttccctcttctccctcctccccctcctcaccAAAACCGGGAGAGGAGGCGTGTTCGGTGCCTTGCTGCACCGGTTTTGCTTGGTTTGTTGTTGCAGGGTTTCGTTCGCGgggtggttgggttttgttgttttgtttttgcttttttcctcctttttcatcTCCCCCgccttctcccttcctctcttttggCTCATTGCATGCTCGGATCCGGCTGGatccttccttttattttcgGCTGTGCCTCTcggaagggggagggagagctgggatga